One genomic window of Candidatus Methanomethylicota archaeon includes the following:
- a CDS encoding arginine--tRNA ligase yields the protein MVEYNPFGKFRFECADAISKVLSGIGVSVSNIFLERPPSGISAEMAFPTFPLAKSLGVSPTDLALKISRGIDLSNYSLIGGVEPSGGYVNFRVNYQKLASLTFESIEVLDYNYGFIPVDKPLRIVVEHTSANPIHPLHIGAGRNAILGDSLARLLRGVGHKVRTHFYIDDVGLQVSIAAYGFMGIRDRVKVNLKPDHFIGLVYAITNCLVEIRRLKDRLAVLKSSQNPNLDEISKLNAELSEWVSIADELRGRNPELFDALLDYVNSDADPLSSINKLDLDYERGADYAKKVIRDLCNMVIEGFKETLSKINVHHEFWDWESDVVWSGDVGRVLEKLKGTGYLKFDGVWIFDVESACRSLGLKKLFKVDEHHELPELVLTRSDGRTLYTTRDIAYTIRQFRDADMVIHVIGNEQSLAQLQLRVALACMGLMDYALNLLHYSYELVHLPGFKMSSRRGRYVDLDGLLNEAVERCKVEVLKRNPGLDMSEVENIARIVAVGAIRYAMLSVSPSKRIVFDWSRVLDFNQNSGPFIQYAHARAYNIMVKVDWDYSNYDAGKLVDPLERKLILDLAIFPEVVSDAVSKLSFESLCAYLNDLAMDFNLFYDNLPVLKCSDEGLRNARVMLVKSVMRVLRNGLGILGIEAPKRM from the coding sequence TGGGCGTAAGCCCTACGGATCTTGCTTTAAAGATATCTAGGGGGATTGATCTATCCAATTATAGTCTTATAGGTGGTGTTGAACCTTCTGGTGGATATGTGAATTTTAGGGTTAATTATCAGAAGCTTGCATCATTAACTTTTGAATCCATTGAAGTTTTAGATTACAATTATGGCTTCATACCTGTGGATAAGCCTCTTAGGATTGTTGTGGAGCATACCAGTGCCAATCCCATACATCCACTCCATATAGGTGCTGGTAGGAATGCTATTTTGGGGGATAGTTTGGCTAGGCTTTTGAGGGGTGTTGGTCATAAGGTTAGGACTCACTTCTACATAGATGATGTTGGTCTTCAAGTTTCAATAGCGGCATATGGGTTTATGGGTATTAGGGATAGGGTTAAAGTGAATTTGAAGCCAGATCACTTCATAGGTTTAGTTTATGCCATAACTAATTGCTTAGTTGAGATTAGGAGGTTGAAGGATAGATTGGCAGTTTTGAAATCATCCCAGAATCCAAATCTAGATGAGATTTCAAAGTTGAATGCTGAGCTTTCTGAGTGGGTTTCAATTGCCGATGAGTTGAGGGGTAGAAATCCTGAACTCTTTGATGCATTGCTGGATTACGTTAATTCTGATGCTGACCCATTATCTTCAATAAATAAGCTTGATTTGGATTATGAGCGTGGAGCTGATTATGCTAAGAAGGTTATACGCGATCTTTGCAATATGGTTATTGAGGGGTTTAAGGAGACTCTTTCAAAGATAAATGTTCATCATGAATTCTGGGATTGGGAGAGTGATGTGGTTTGGAGTGGGGATGTGGGTAGGGTTTTGGAGAAGCTTAAGGGTACTGGATACTTGAAGTTTGATGGTGTATGGATATTTGATGTGGAATCTGCATGTAGAAGTTTGGGTTTGAAGAAGCTTTTTAAAGTTGATGAGCATCATGAGCTTCCAGAACTCGTTTTAACTAGGTCTGATGGTAGAACCCTATACACCACTAGGGATATAGCTTACACGATAAGGCAGTTTAGGGATGCTGATATGGTTATACATGTTATTGGGAATGAGCAGTCTCTAGCTCAACTTCAATTGAGGGTTGCATTGGCATGTATGGGTTTAATGGATTACGCTCTAAACCTATTGCACTACTCCTATGAGTTGGTTCATCTACCTGGATTTAAAATGTCCAGTAGGCGTGGTAGATATGTGGATCTTGATGGATTGCTCAATGAAGCTGTTGAGAGATGTAAAGTTGAGGTTTTGAAGAGGAATCCCGGTTTGGATATGTCTGAAGTTGAGAATATAGCTAGGATTGTGGCTGTTGGTGCTATACGTTATGCCATGCTCTCAGTATCGCCAAGTAAGAGGATAGTTTTTGATTGGAGTAGGGTTTTGGATTTCAATCAGAATAGTGGTCCATTCATACAGTATGCCCATGCAAGGGCATATAATATTATGGTTAAGGTGGATTGGGATTACAGCAATTACGATGCTGGTAAGCTTGTGGATCCTTTGGAGCGTAAATTGATTCTGGATTTAGCCATTTTCCCTGAAGTTGTTTCAGATGCAGTTTCAAAATTGAGTTTCGAATCCCTCTGCGCATATTTAAACGATTTAGCCATGGACTTCAATTTATTCTATGATAATCTTCCAGTTTTAAAGTGTAGTGATGAGGGGTTGAGGAATGCTAGGGTTATGCTCGTTAAATCGGTTATGAGGGTTCTTAGAAATGGTTTAGGGATTCTGGGTATAGAGGCTCCTAAGAGGATGTAG